The genomic DNA AAGGCTTATAACCTGACGGCCATCAGAGAGCTGGACTCTATGGTGATTCGACATGTGCTGGATAGTTTGAGCATTATGCCATATATAAATGCCGGACCTGTACTGGATGTGGGAACCGGTCCTGGTCTTCCAGGTATTCCGCTGGCGTTATGTATGCCCGATTGTCAGTTTGTTTTACTGGACAGTAATGGCAAGAAAACCCGTTTTCTAACCCAGTGTAAAATTGACTTAAAGCTTGAAAACATTGACATTATCCATAGTCGTGTAGAAGACTATAAGTCGGGTTCTGGCTTCGAAATAATCACCTGTCGAGCCTTTGCGGCATTAAATACTATATTGGATCGTACTCAACATCTGTTAACATCAACAACCCGGATCATGGCAATGAAGGGTAAAGATGAGTTGCCGGAGTTGATCGAGGGGTTTGAGCAGCTAGCGCAACATCAATTACGGGTGCCCTGGCTGGATGAAGATCGACAGTTAATAGAAATTTGTCGTTCGAAATAAGGTTGTAATAAGAGCATCACTAAAGAATTGAATTCATGGCAAAAATAATAGCAGTAACAAATCAGAAAGGTGGCGTAGGTAAAACTACAACATCGGTTAACCTGGCGGCATCTCTGGCATTAACCAAGAAACGGGTTTTGCTGGTGGATCTCGATCCTCAGGGCAATGCCACAATGGGTAGTAGTGTCGATAAACACGAGCTTGAAATCAGTGTTCTGGATGTATTACTTGCAGAAGAGGATATTAAGGACTGTATTCATAAAGTTGA from endosymbiont of Galathealinum brachiosum includes the following:
- a CDS encoding 16S rRNA (guanine(527)-N(7))-methyltransferase RsmG, which codes for MQAEDRLKEGLDKLGLSISADTQQKLIDYLQLMLKWNKAYNLTAIRELDSMVIRHVLDSLSIMPYINAGPVLDVGTGPGLPGIPLALCMPDCQFVLLDSNGKKTRFLTQCKIDLKLENIDIIHSRVEDYKSGSGFEIITCRAFAALNTILDRTQHLLTSTTRIMAMKGKDELPELIEGFEQLAQHQLRVPWLDEDRQLIEICRSK